One stretch of Prionailurus viverrinus isolate Anna chromosome C1, UM_Priviv_1.0, whole genome shotgun sequence DNA includes these proteins:
- the IRS1 gene encoding insulin receptor substrate 1, with protein MASPPETEGFSDVRKVGYLRKPKSMHKRFFVLRAASEAGGPARLEYYENEKKWRHKSSAPKRSIPLESCFNINKRADSKNKHLVALYTRDEHFAIAADSEAEQDSWYQALLQLHNRAKSHHDGAAAPGAGGGGGSCSGSSGLGEAGEDLSYGDVPPGPAFKEVWQVILKPKGLGQTKNLIGIYRLCLTSKTISFVKLNSEAAAVVLQLMNIRRCGHSENFFFIEVGRSAVTGPGEFWMQVDDSVVAQNMHETILEAMRAMSDEFRPRSKSQSSSNCSNPISVPLRRHHLNNPPPSQVGLTRRSRTESITATSPASMVGGKQGSFRVRASSDGEGTMSRPASVDGSPVSPSTNRTHAHRHRGSSRLHPPLNHSRSIPMPSSRCSPSATSPVSLSSSSTSGHGSTSDCLFPRRSSASVSGSPSDGGFISSDEYGSSPCDFRSSFRSVTPDSLGHTPPARGEEELSNYICMGGKGSSTLTAPNGHYILPRGGNGHRYVAGAGLGTSPALAGDEGASAADLDNRFRKRTHSAGTSPTISHQKTPSQSSVASIEEYTEMMPAYPPGGGSGGRLPGYRHSAFVPTHSYPEEGLEVHRGHHRPDTSSLHTDDGYMPMSPGVAPVPSSRKGSGDYMPMSPKSVSAPQQIINPIRRHPQRVDPNGYMMMSPSGSCSPDIGGGPSSSGSGAAPSGSSYGKLWTNGVGGHHPHALPHPKLPVESGGGKLLSCTGDYINMSPVGDSNTSSPSDCYYGPEDPQHKPVLSYYSLPRSFKHTQRPGELEESARHQHLRLSSSSGRLLYAATAEDSSSSTSSDSLGGGYCGVRADSGLPHIHHQVLQPHLPRKVDTAAQTNSRLARPTRLSLGDPKASTLPRVREQQPQPPLLHPPEPKSPGEYVNIEFGGDQPGYLSGPVASRGSPSVRCPSQLQPAPREEETGTEEYMNMDLGPGRRATWQEGAGGQPGRVGPTPPGAASVCRPTRAVPSSRGHYMTMQMGCPGQSYVDTSPVAPISYADMRTGLVVEEASLPGATAAAPSSSSAASASPTAPQKAGELVARSSLLGGPQGPGGMSAFTRVNLSPNRNQSAKVIRADPQGCRRRHSSETFSSTPSATRAGNTVPFGGGAAGGGSGGGNGSAEEVKRHSSASFENVWLRPGELGGAPKEPAQVCGAAGGLENGLNYIDLDLVKDFKQRPQERPLQPQPPPPPPPHQPLGSSEGSSTRRSSEDLSAYASISFQKQPEDLQ; from the coding sequence ATGGCGAGCCCACCGGAGACCGAAGGCTTCTCGGACGTGCGCAAGGTGGGCTACCTGCGCAAACCCAAGAGCATGCACAAGCGCTTCTTCGTGCTGCGGGCGGCCAGCGAGGCGGGGGGCCCGGCGCGCCTCGAGTACTACGAGAACGAGAAGAAGTGGCGGCACAAGTCGAGCGCCCCCAAACGCTCGATCCCCCTGGAGAGCTGCTTCAACATCAACAAGCGGGCGGACTCCAAGAACAAGCACCTGGTGGCCCTCTACACCCGGGACGAGCACTTTGCCATCGCGGCGGACAGCGAGGCGGAGCAGGACAGCTGGTACCAGGCCCTCCTGCAGCTGCACAACCGGGCCAAGAGCCACCACGACGGGGCCGCGGCCCCCGGGGCAGGAGGCGGCGGGGGCAGCTGCAGTGGCAGCTCGGGCCTCGGCGAGGCTGGGGAGGACTTGAGCTACGGGGATGTGCCCCCAGGACCTGCGTTCAAGGAGGTCTGGCAGGTGATCCTGAAACCCAAGGGCCTGGGTCAGACAAAGAACCTGATTGGCATCTACCGTCTCTGCCTGACCAGCAAGACCATCAGCTTCGTGAAGCTGAACTCGGAGGCGGCGGCCGTGGTGCTGCAGCTGATGAACATCAGACGCTGCGGCCACTCCGAGAACTTCTTCTTCATCGAAGTGGGCCGTTCCGCGGTGACGGGACCTGGGGAGTTCTGGATGCAGGTGGATGACTCTGTGGTGGCCCAGAACATGCACGAGACAATCCTGGAGGCCATGCGGGCCATGAGCGACGAGTTCCGTCCTCGGAGTAAGAGCCAGTCCTCCTCCAACTGCTCCAACCCCATCAGCGTCCCCCTGCGCAGGCACCACCTCAACAACCCGCCACCCAGCCAGGTGGGGCTGACCCGCCGCTCTCGCACCGAGAGCATCACCGCCACCTCTCCGGCCAGCATGGTGGGCGGGAAGCAGGGCTCCTTCCGCGTGCGCGCGTCCAGCGACGGCGAGGGCACCATGTCCCGCCCGGCCTCGGTGGACGGCAGCCCCGTGAGTCCTAGCACCAACAGGACGCACGCGCACCGGCATCGCGGCAGCTCCCGGCTGCACCCGCCCCTCAACCACAGCCGCTCCATCCCCATGCCTTCGTCCCGCTGCTCGCCTTCTGCCACCAGCCCGGTCAGTCTGTCGTCCAGCAGCACCAGTGGCCACGGCTCCACCTCGGACTGCCTCTTCCCCCGGCGCTCTAGTGCTTCTGTGTCCGGTTCCCCCAGCGATGGCGGTTTCATCTCCTCGGATGAGTACGGCTCCAGTCCTTGCGATTTCCGAAGTTCCTTCCGCAGTGTCACCCCGGATTCCCTGGGCCACACCCCACCGGCCCGCGGGGAGGAGGAGCTGAGCAACTACATCTGCATGGGAGGCAAAGGATCCTCCACCCTCACCGCCCCCAATGGTCACTACATTTTGCCTCGGGGTGGCAATGGTCACCGCTACGTCGCTGGGGCCGGCCTGGGCACCAGCCCAGCCCTGGCCGGGGATGAAGGAGCTAGTGCAGCCGATCTGGATAATCGGTTCCGAAAGCGGACTCACTCGGCCGGCACGTCCCCTACCATTTCCCACCAGAAGACCCCATCGCAGTCCTCGGTGGCTTCCATTGAGGAGTACACGGAGATGATGCCTGCCTACCCGCCAGGAGGTGGCAGCGGAGGCCGCCTGCCCGGCTACCGGCACTCCGCCTTCGTGCCCACCCACTCCTACCCCGAGGAGGGTCTGGAGGTGCACCGGGGCCACCACCGCCCAGACACCTCCTCTCTCCACACTGATGATGGCTACATGCCCATGTCCCCAGGAGTGGCCCCAGTGCCCAGCAGCCGCAAGGGCAGCGGGGACTACATGCCCATGAGCCCCAAGAGCGTGTCTGCGCCACAGCAGATCATCAACCCCATCAGGCGCCATCCCCAGAGGGTGGACCCCAATGGCTACATGATGATGTCCCCTAGCGGCAGCTGCTCTCCTGACATCGGCGGTGGAcccagcagcagcggcagcggcgCCGCCCCCTCTGGGAGCAGCTACGGGAAGCTGTGGACCAACGGGGTCGGGGGCCACCACCCTCACGCTCTGCCACATCCCAAACTCCCCGTAGAGAGTGGTGGCGGCAAGCTCTTGTCTTGTACTGGTGACTACATAAACATGTCGCCGGTGGGGGACTCCAATACCAGCAGCCCCTCCGACTGCTACTACGGCCCGGAGGACCCCCAGCACAAGCCAGTCCTCTCCTACTACTCGTTGCCAAGGTCCTTTAAGCACACCCAGCGCCCCGGGGAGCTGGAGGAGAGTGCCCGGCACCAGCACCTCCGCCTTTCCTCCAGCTCTGGTCGCCTTCTCTATGCCGCCACCGCAGAAGATTCCTCCTCCTCTACCAGCAGCGACAGCCTGGGCGGCGGGTACTGTGGGGTCAGGGCCGACTCTGGCCTCCCGCACATCCACCATCAGGTCCTGCAGCCCCATCTGCCTCGAAAGGTGGACACAGCTGCCCAGACCAACAGCCGCCTGGCTCGGCCCACGAGGCTGTCCCTGGGGGATCCCAAGGCCAGCACCTTACCTCGGGTCCGAGAGCAGCAGCCACAGCCCCCGCTGCTGCACCCTCCGGAGCCCAAGAGCCCAGGGGAATATGTGAATATTGAGTTTGGGGGGGATCAGCCGGGCTACTTATCTGGTCCCGTGGCTTCCCGAGGCTCGCCTTCTGTCAGGTGCCCATCCCAGCTCCAGCCAGCCCCCAGAGAGGAAGAGACTGGCACTGAAGAGTACATGAACATGGACCTGGGGCCGGGCAGGAGGGCCACCTGGCAGGAGGGTGCCGGGGGCCAGCCAGGCAGAGTGGGCCCCACACCTCCTGGGGCGGCCAGCGTGTGCAGGCCCACCCGGGCCGTGCCCAGCAGCCGCGGTCACTACATGACCATGCAGATGGGCTGTCCTGGTCAGAGCTATGTGGACACCTCACCAGTTGCCCCCATCAGCTATGCTGACATGCGGACAGGCCTCGTTGTGGAGGAGGCGAGCCTTCCGGGGGCCACGGCCGCGGCTCCCTCCTCATCCTCGGCGGCCTCGGCTTCCCCCACTGCGCCTCAAAAAGCAGGGGAGCTGGTGGCCCGCTCTTCCCTGCTGGGGGGCCCGCAGGGACCCGGAGGCATGAGCGCCTTCACCAGGGTGAACCTCAGCCCCAACCGGAACCAGAGTGCCAAAGTGATCCGTGCGGACCCGCAAGGGTGCCGGAGGCGGCACAGCTCTGAGACCTTCTCCTCGACACCCAGTGCCACCCGGGCGGGCAACACGGTGCCCTTCGGAGGGGGCGCTGCAGGAGGGGGCAGCGGTGGTGGCAACGGCAGCGCCGAGGAGGTGAAACGCCACAGTTCTGCTTCCTTCGAGAACGTGTGGCTGAGGCCTGGGGAGCTCGGGGGAGCCCCCAAGGAGCCGGCCCAAGTGTGCGGGGCCGCCGGGGGTTTGGAGAACGGGCTTAACTACATAGACCTGGATTTGGTCAAGGACTTCAAACAGCGCCCTCAGGAGCGCCCCCTTCAACCacagccgcccccgcccccgccccctcatCAGCCTCTGGGCAGCAGCGAGGGCAGCTCCACCCGCCGCTCCAGCGAGGATTTAAGCGCCTATGCCAGCATCAGTTTCCAGAAGCAGCCAGAGGACCTCCAGTAG